The Cohnella abietis genome has a segment encoding these proteins:
- a CDS encoding LacI family DNA-binding transcriptional regulator: MSDDQKSLTIYKIAELSGMSVSTISRVINNSPYVSAKTKAHVTDIINKYQFSPSSVARAMTSNHTQTLGIIVSDITNPYFSELYLEIQRYAVDFGYSIILCNTFYGGSNHGVSDAIPEKTYFQMMLDKKVDGVLILGGEIDRDNISDSYKEALNRMGRQIPVVILGQSVPDCNCTFLNRNLSGGISGLIHHLLALGRRRIGFVGGEEGIRTTTARLAAYTQTLKNLAIPFDPSMISLSNYYAPDGYRAMAKLLEQTETTPTAIICMNDAVAQGAIRAIADKGLRVPEDISVVSCDQFPSGEYTCPRLTTLDQQNSYLGRMSIMTLISAINKDSEGINISHEPHLIIRESCGARQGFPFEH; this comes from the coding sequence ATGTCAGATGATCAGAAAAGCCTTACCATCTATAAAATCGCAGAGTTGAGCGGGATGTCTGTTTCCACAATATCTCGCGTTATCAACAACAGTCCTTATGTTTCCGCAAAGACAAAGGCACATGTGACTGACATCATCAACAAATACCAATTTTCACCAAGCTCCGTGGCACGTGCTATGACCAGTAACCATACCCAAACACTAGGAATTATCGTATCCGACATTACAAATCCATACTTTAGTGAGCTATATCTGGAGATCCAACGCTACGCGGTAGATTTCGGGTATTCCATCATTTTATGCAACACCTTCTATGGTGGATCCAACCATGGCGTTTCCGATGCCATACCGGAAAAAACCTATTTTCAGATGATGCTGGATAAAAAGGTGGATGGTGTATTGATTCTGGGTGGTGAAATCGACCGAGATAATATTTCTGATTCCTATAAAGAAGCCTTAAATCGTATGGGCAGACAGATTCCAGTAGTCATTCTGGGACAGTCCGTTCCAGACTGCAATTGTACCTTCTTGAACCGAAATTTAAGCGGCGGTATATCTGGCCTGATCCATCATCTACTGGCGCTGGGTCGCCGCAGGATAGGCTTTGTTGGAGGCGAGGAAGGGATTCGTACGACCACAGCCAGACTGGCTGCGTATACACAGACGCTGAAGAACCTCGCTATCCCCTTCGACCCCTCCATGATTTCTTTAAGCAATTATTACGCACCAGACGGCTATCGAGCCATGGCAAAACTGCTGGAACAAACGGAAACGACCCCTACCGCAATTATCTGCATGAACGATGCAGTAGCGCAGGGTGCCATCCGGGCGATAGCAGATAAAGGACTACGTGTACCGGAAGATATATCTGTTGTCAGCTGTGATCAGTTTCCTTCAGGCGAATATACGTGCCCTCGCCTGACAACGCTGGATCAGCAGAACAGTTACCTGGGACGCATGTCCATCATGACCTTGATAAGCGCTATCAACAAAGATTCCGAAGGGATCAACATTTCCCATGAGCCTCATTTAATCATCCGGGAATCTTGTGGTGCCCGTCAGGGTTTTCCATTCGAACACTAG
- a CDS encoding ABC transporter permease: MRKDSEMKKTAQNQLMKQKKGGVFSELNRHKTLYVMTIPALCFFLIFSYIPMMGVYYAFIDYDFGKGVLNSPFVGLKNFQYFVSGGWDAPIIYLTKNTILYNLVFILLGNIMQVMFAIMITTIVGRFFKRFAQSVMLLPHFVSYVIVGTIAYNIFNSNYGVLNSMLKALGGSGISVYMIEWIWPFIITFFFLWKGTGFGMVVYLAAITGFDREVYEAAKIDGCNLVKEIRYITLPMLKPTFIMLVLFSLGGIMKGQFELFYNLIQRNGQLFNVTDVLDTYIYRAMTVNFNLGTSTAAGVYQSVFGFILVVTVNRIIRKTSPENALF; this comes from the coding sequence ATGCGAAAGGACAGCGAGATGAAAAAGACAGCGCAGAATCAGCTGATGAAACAAAAGAAGGGTGGTGTATTCAGTGAGCTGAACAGACACAAGACTTTATATGTAATGACGATTCCAGCTTTGTGCTTCTTCCTGATTTTTAGCTATATTCCCATGATGGGTGTGTATTATGCATTTATTGATTATGACTTTGGCAAAGGTGTTCTTAATAGTCCGTTTGTGGGTCTGAAGAATTTTCAGTATTTCGTTTCCGGCGGATGGGACGCACCAATCATTTACTTAACCAAGAATACGATTCTGTATAATCTGGTGTTCATTCTCTTAGGAAATATCATGCAGGTTATGTTTGCCATCATGATTACGACGATTGTAGGAAGGTTCTTTAAGAGATTTGCGCAATCGGTGATGCTACTGCCACACTTTGTCTCTTACGTAATCGTGGGAACGATTGCCTACAATATTTTCAACAGCAACTACGGCGTGCTCAATTCGATGCTTAAGGCTTTGGGCGGAAGCGGGATCAGCGTGTATATGATCGAATGGATATGGCCGTTTATCATCACATTTTTCTTCCTATGGAAAGGTACCGGCTTTGGTATGGTTGTGTATCTTGCTGCAATCACGGGCTTTGACCGGGAGGTTTACGAAGCAGCAAAAATCGACGGTTGTAACCTAGTTAAGGAAATCAGGTACATCACGCTGCCGATGTTGAAGCCAACCTTTATTATGCTTGTGCTGTTCAGCCTTGGCGGAATCATGAAAGGCCAGTTTGAATTGTTCTATAACCTGATCCAGAGAAACGGGCAGCTATTCAATGTAACAGATGTTCTGGATACCTACATCTACCGCGCGATGACCGTTAATTTCAATCTCGGGACCTCTACGGCGGCCGGCGTTTACCAGTCCGTATTTGGTTTTATCCTTGTGGTTACAGTTAACAGGATCATACGCAAGACGAGTCCGGAGAATGCCTTATTCTAA
- a CDS encoding carbohydrate ABC transporter permease: MHTHKVSASEQALKVFFYTVLTIGSLVCVLPFILIISGSFSDSVQILQKGYSILPRGFSLDGYRSIFLFPIQIIKAYGVSIFVTGAGTGIGLMVMTLCGYAISRSELKYRNVISFTIYFTTLFSGGLVPWYIVVTKLGLKNSIWALIIPSICSSFYILLIRNFMKTIPEALVESARLEGAGEFRTLLQIVVPMSKPILATIALFLALAYWNDWYLASLYISKADLWPLQYRLYNILNAASKIASVGAENFTSKILPTETQKLANAIVATGPIIFLYPFLQKYFVQGISIGAVKG; encoded by the coding sequence ATGCATACACATAAAGTATCCGCTAGTGAACAAGCATTAAAAGTATTTTTCTATACCGTTCTTACAATTGGGTCTCTTGTCTGCGTACTACCCTTTATTCTGATCATTTCCGGTTCTTTTTCGGATAGCGTACAGATATTGCAAAAGGGTTACTCTATTCTGCCCAGGGGATTCTCGTTGGATGGCTACCGCAGTATTTTCCTGTTTCCGATTCAGATAATTAAAGCCTATGGCGTCAGTATCTTTGTAACCGGCGCGGGAACAGGCATTGGTCTGATGGTTATGACCCTCTGCGGTTATGCCATTTCCAGAAGCGAATTAAAATATCGCAATGTCATTTCTTTCACCATTTATTTTACGACTCTTTTTTCCGGCGGTTTGGTACCCTGGTATATCGTAGTTACCAAGCTGGGATTAAAGAACAGCATCTGGGCGTTAATCATTCCGTCCATCTGTAGCTCGTTCTATATCTTGCTCATCCGTAATTTCATGAAAACAATTCCAGAAGCCCTTGTGGAATCCGCTAGGCTGGAAGGAGCAGGGGAGTTTCGTACCCTGTTACAGATTGTCGTACCGATGTCAAAGCCGATTCTGGCCACCATTGCCTTGTTTCTGGCACTTGCCTACTGGAATGACTGGTACCTGGCTTCCCTTTATATTTCAAAAGCCGATTTGTGGCCTCTACAATACCGGTTATACAACATCTTGAATGCTGCCTCCAAGATCGCGTCGGTCGGAGCGGAGAACTTTACCAGCAAAATTCTGCCGACAGAGACTCAGAAGCTGGCGAACGCGATTGTGGCCACAGGACCGATCATTTTCTTATATCCTTTCCTGCAGAAGTACTTTGTTCAGGGTATTTCCATCGGCGCAGTAAAAGGATAA
- a CDS encoding extracellular solute-binding protein — MRERAKKLTVGLLGVAMVFGSVACSSKEVTESSTKAPTESKASSGYTGDLDYVKLRMYAISDAPNNTDLAKKYWEKLNERLKKELNTTIEFTYAAGNDYKNNYALAIASGEKYDLMQAAPGWLDYESYASKNAFKPLDDLLPKYAPYIWKTLPKTTWDAASVKGKIFGVPVLETGITAPAFVYREDLRKKHNLPEIKSMDDIETYLQGIKDNESGIVPSDDYQSQVYGTSWIYTTPFVGIDEVHDRIYNFVYDPRDGQVLSVIETPEFKNYMYKMKDWADRGFWSSSVLTSTNWGVFQVLNGVAAASFNEQLPGYNNHATQVEREHGTEGWELNYFMYFEGNPDSVLSGSTTRNMTAISTNAENPERALMVLDYIQQNEDLWNTITYGTEGINYNLTADGTIDTANIAEGAAFNYFPSSMFANANFKKRKSDAWVNYEKMMEKINNKVVPDIFEGFVLDKSSIEIEYTALNDVNSQYGIPLEAGLVSDVDKAYQKYLEKAKAAGLDKVRAEVEKQVSAWLASKK; from the coding sequence ATGAGAGAAAGAGCTAAGAAACTGACGGTAGGGTTATTGGGAGTAGCGATGGTTTTTGGCAGTGTGGCGTGCAGCAGTAAGGAAGTGACAGAAAGTAGCACTAAGGCACCGACAGAAAGTAAGGCTAGCTCGGGATATACGGGTGATTTGGATTACGTAAAGCTCAGAATGTATGCGATTTCAGATGCGCCCAATAATACGGACCTGGCAAAGAAGTATTGGGAAAAGCTCAATGAAAGATTAAAAAAGGAACTGAATACGACGATTGAGTTCACTTATGCGGCAGGCAACGATTACAAAAACAACTATGCTCTGGCTATTGCCTCGGGAGAAAAATATGACCTGATGCAAGCCGCTCCCGGCTGGTTGGATTATGAAAGCTATGCATCGAAAAACGCGTTTAAGCCGCTTGATGATCTGCTGCCGAAGTATGCACCGTACATTTGGAAGACTCTTCCAAAGACGACGTGGGATGCAGCATCCGTCAAAGGAAAGATCTTTGGTGTTCCCGTTCTGGAAACAGGGATAACAGCACCCGCCTTCGTATACAGAGAGGATTTAAGAAAGAAACACAATCTGCCTGAAATCAAGTCCATGGATGATATTGAGACCTATCTGCAGGGGATCAAGGACAATGAGTCGGGAATCGTCCCGAGCGATGATTATCAGAGTCAGGTATATGGTACTTCTTGGATTTACACCACGCCTTTTGTCGGAATCGATGAAGTTCATGACAGAATTTACAACTTTGTATACGACCCTAGAGACGGTCAAGTGCTCAGTGTTATCGAGACCCCTGAATTCAAAAATTATATGTATAAAATGAAAGATTGGGCTGACCGTGGCTTCTGGTCTTCCAGCGTACTTACCAGCACGAACTGGGGTGTATTCCAGGTACTCAACGGAGTAGCGGCGGCATCCTTCAATGAGCAACTGCCTGGCTATAACAACCATGCGACACAGGTAGAAAGGGAACATGGCACCGAGGGCTGGGAATTGAATTACTTTATGTATTTTGAAGGAAATCCGGACTCCGTTCTTTCTGGCAGCACAACCAGAAATATGACGGCAATCTCAACGAACGCTGAGAATCCTGAACGAGCACTGATGGTGCTGGATTATATCCAGCAAAATGAAGATCTCTGGAATACCATTACTTATGGTACAGAAGGTATCAACTACAACCTGACTGCAGATGGAACGATCGATACGGCAAACATTGCAGAAGGTGCAGCCTTTAACTATTTCCCTAGTAGTATGTTCGCAAATGCTAACTTCAAGAAGCGCAAAAGCGATGCTTGGGTAAATTATGAAAAGATGATGGAAAAGATCAACAACAAGGTGGTACCAGACATTTTTGAAGGCTTTGTACTGGATAAGAGCAGCATCGAAATCGAGTATACAGCACTTAATGATGTAAATAGCCAATACGGAATCCCGCTAGAGGCAGGTCTTGTCAGCGATGTGGATAAGGCATACCAGAAATATCTGGAGAAAGCCAAAGCTGCAGGTCTGGACAAGGTTAGGGCAGAAGTCGAAAAACAAGTCAGTGCATGGCTCGCATCTAAAAAGTAA
- a CDS encoding ThuA domain-containing protein, protein MKNVVYIIRDDINHPKEVIDPVMEKVFDAERWEVILTDRAKDLIETEAVVDLTLFFTNGRPEGETNMTLEEQRQIVQKVRNGMGMMFIHAGLVLIESDSPFYTELNSGRFIEHSPHHVEVTNNPVTSFKHPIIEGIEPFTAVDEHYYCQVDTTKTDVILFSTSQHVTAVGGWAHQVGAGKIVALTPGHNPEALGHPQMIQLMKNGVDWAARQS, encoded by the coding sequence ATGAAGAATGTAGTGTATATTATTCGCGATGATATCAACCATCCGAAGGAAGTCATAGATCCGGTTATGGAAAAGGTGTTCGACGCGGAGCGGTGGGAGGTTATCCTCACTGACCGGGCGAAAGATTTGATCGAGACCGAGGCAGTGGTAGATCTGACTTTGTTCTTTACTAACGGGCGTCCTGAAGGGGAAACCAATATGACCCTGGAAGAGCAGCGGCAGATTGTCCAAAAGGTGAGGAACGGCATGGGTATGATGTTCATTCATGCTGGACTTGTTCTCATCGAGTCCGACAGCCCGTTCTATACGGAACTAAACTCCGGCCGATTCATTGAGCATTCTCCCCATCACGTAGAGGTGACGAATAACCCGGTAACCAGCTTCAAGCATCCGATTATCGAGGGCATCGAGCCGTTCACTGCGGTCGACGAGCATTACTACTGTCAAGTGGATACGACGAAAACCGATGTGATTCTGTTCAGCACTTCTCAGCATGTGACGGCAGTAGGGGGATGGGCACATCAGGTTGGGGCAGGTAAAATCGTGGCGCTGACTCCTGGACATAATCCGGAGGCGCTGGGCCATCCTCAAATGATTCAGCTCATGAAGAACGGTGTGGACTGGGCTGCTCGCCAGAGCTAG
- a CDS encoding sugar phosphate isomerase/epimerase family protein yields the protein MALGLYSVYKEFQRDLESTLRRVKVIGYEGVEFYGPFVHEPEKIKNLLEEIGLVNCGWHTEWKLLQADTIDATLDYHTRAGTTNIIIPALGGPWQIGHKQSEDCAEVWVQYAVRINELARLAEERNFRIGYHTHAHEFNTHFGESTPWSLLSEHTHSGIILELDTGNCIEAEADPAQVIADHPGRVQLVHCKPFSRNFGHETFIGSATDDNDWSAILEACSRSGTEWLIVEHESETEYPQFHGAERCYSGMLEQLGRLKPAVDRED from the coding sequence GTGGCATTAGGATTGTATTCGGTATACAAGGAGTTTCAGCGCGACCTGGAGTCGACGCTGCGCAGAGTCAAGGTAATCGGCTATGAAGGGGTGGAATTCTACGGCCCGTTCGTTCATGAGCCGGAGAAAATTAAAAATCTGCTGGAGGAAATCGGACTCGTCAACTGCGGCTGGCATACGGAATGGAAATTGCTGCAGGCAGATACGATTGACGCAACGCTGGACTACCACACCCGCGCCGGAACGACCAATATTATTATCCCGGCCTTGGGCGGGCCTTGGCAGATCGGACATAAGCAGAGCGAGGATTGCGCGGAGGTGTGGGTGCAATATGCAGTCCGCATCAATGAACTTGCGAGGCTGGCGGAAGAACGGAATTTCCGCATCGGCTACCATACCCATGCGCATGAATTTAATACGCATTTTGGCGAGTCGACGCCGTGGTCGCTTCTTAGCGAACATACCCATTCCGGCATCATACTGGAGCTGGATACAGGCAATTGCATTGAAGCGGAAGCTGATCCGGCCCAAGTTATTGCAGATCACCCGGGAAGAGTACAGCTTGTGCATTGCAAGCCCTTCTCCCGTAATTTTGGCCACGAGACATTCATCGGCAGTGCTACAGATGACAATGATTGGTCGGCGATTCTTGAGGCATGCAGCCGCTCAGGAACCGAATGGCTGATTGTAGAGCATGAATCGGAGACGGAGTATCCCCAGTTTCATGGTGCGGAACGGTGTTATTCCGGGATGCTGGAGCAGCTCGGGCGGCTTAAGCCGGCTGTAGATAGAGAAGATTAG
- a CDS encoding zinc-dependent alcohol dehydrogenase, whose amino-acid sequence MRHAEADELRMKAKRIFCCPCIGFVTKPVGDVTVIQINQGIRFTGKQQASLVQCDWEPSPLAADEIIGRTIVSLISNGSEMGAYMDFSGGMKYPVETGYAAILEVLEVGEEVTNVKVGERVLALSPHQAYSRVKFNDYIPVPAGMKPEHAVIGRFPAVSMTSMIHSRIRPTESVMVMGLGIVGLMCAQVMQHCGYEVYAFDPNEGRRATARSCGLRHVYTSPDEVPGLKGTAGLAIDCSGREEAVYSLLANLRKGGELYLVGVPWFRSTDKFAHDLLRSIFYGYVQVNSGWEWSIPRHSSEFHPNSNHGSIRKAMEWIRDGLLQVENIYDIYTPSACGEVYAGIADSTLTKPCVIFDWSSV is encoded by the coding sequence ATGCGACATGCAGAAGCTGATGAGCTGCGCATGAAAGCCAAGCGGATTTTCTGCTGCCCATGCATCGGCTTTGTTACTAAACCAGTGGGAGATGTTACTGTGATACAGATAAATCAGGGGATAAGATTCACAGGCAAGCAGCAAGCATCGCTTGTGCAGTGCGATTGGGAGCCATCGCCGCTTGCAGCGGATGAAATTATAGGGCGAACGATCGTATCTCTCATTTCGAATGGCTCGGAGATGGGCGCATATATGGACTTTTCCGGGGGAATGAAGTATCCGGTAGAGACTGGCTATGCCGCTATTCTCGAGGTGCTTGAGGTGGGGGAAGAGGTTACAAATGTGAAAGTGGGCGAACGTGTTCTTGCGTTGTCCCCGCATCAGGCATACAGCCGGGTCAAATTCAATGATTATATTCCTGTCCCGGCGGGAATGAAGCCGGAGCATGCCGTCATTGGCCGATTCCCGGCAGTCTCGATGACCTCCATGATTCATTCCCGAATCCGCCCGACAGAATCGGTTATGGTAATGGGGCTTGGTATCGTGGGCCTCATGTGCGCGCAAGTGATGCAGCATTGCGGTTATGAGGTCTATGCCTTTGATCCGAACGAGGGCCGCAGAGCAACAGCCCGCTCTTGCGGATTGCGCCATGTATATACCTCACCAGATGAAGTGCCGGGACTGAAAGGAACGGCTGGATTGGCGATAGATTGCTCCGGCAGGGAAGAGGCGGTATATTCCTTGCTTGCCAATCTGCGCAAGGGCGGGGAACTGTATCTGGTCGGCGTGCCTTGGTTCCGTTCGACGGACAAGTTCGCACATGATTTGCTGCGCAGCATTTTCTATGGATATGTACAGGTAAATTCCGGCTGGGAATGGTCCATTCCTAGACATTCTTCTGAGTTCCATCCTAACAGCAATCATGGGAGCATCAGGAAGGCTATGGAATGGATTCGCGACGGGCTGCTCCAGGTAGAGAACATTTATGATATCTATACACCAAGCGCATGTGGAGAAGTGTATGCGGGAATTGCTGACAGCACATTGACGAAACCCTGCGTTATTTTTGATTGGAGCTCGGTTTAA
- a CDS encoding VOC family protein: MYTTTKKQGIHHVCLKTRDIESTVKFYMEGLGARFVVEWGKDGAEDHAVLVDLGEGDFLEIYETKREFVDGMWEHLAVRTMDIEESVRRAVAAGATPLGVPRHSNIPARSGEIVSLSFSYVRAPGGELVEFIQDDN, from the coding sequence ATGTATACGACAACTAAAAAGCAGGGTATCCATCATGTTTGCCTAAAGACACGGGATATCGAAAGTACAGTCAAGTTTTACATGGAAGGTCTTGGCGCTCGCTTTGTTGTGGAATGGGGCAAGGATGGGGCCGAGGATCATGCGGTGCTGGTGGATCTTGGCGAGGGCGATTTCCTGGAAATCTACGAGACGAAGAGGGAATTTGTCGATGGAATGTGGGAGCATCTGGCAGTTCGAACGATGGATATCGAGGAATCGGTGCGTCGGGCCGTAGCGGCGGGAGCAACGCCTCTTGGCGTTCCGCGCCATAGTAATATTCCGGCCCGCTCGGGCGAAATCGTCAGCTTGAGCTTCTCCTATGTTCGTGCGCCGGGCGGTGAGCTCGTTGAGTTCATTCAGGATGACAATTAA
- a CDS encoding ROK family protein yields the protein MEKSVLAVDLGGTKILIGEVSLDGEVLGSKIYESTVISQEQAFETLAAGLRDYIKHVGLRREAAAIGIGVVGRVNTREGIWLEIDPSRSQPIELAQKISELFEMPCTIGNDVYCATLAEQKWGCGTYSDNFIYMNIGTGIAARCVVNGEPIIGGHFNAGEVGHHVVDYDSDVQCLCGRKGCVEPLASGLGMHNRIVALKPSYPDSAIVIPNEGRVGVEEIFAGYDHGDPLCTEVVDTALQAVAETIMNMVRFSDPDTVVLGGGVVSGSWFMDKLQSRLQAKTMRFVINGVKKTAIDEAYIGLKGASRLAIRTMSKLEA from the coding sequence ATGGAGAAGTCTGTACTGGCTGTTGATTTGGGAGGAACGAAAATCTTGATTGGGGAGGTTTCGCTGGACGGCGAGGTGCTCGGAAGCAAGATTTATGAATCGACAGTAATATCGCAAGAACAAGCATTCGAGACGTTAGCTGCAGGCCTCAGAGATTATATCAAACATGTGGGACTGCGGCGTGAAGCGGCGGCTATCGGTATCGGTGTAGTAGGACGGGTCAATACGAGAGAGGGCATCTGGCTCGAAATTGATCCTTCCAGAAGTCAGCCGATCGAGCTCGCCCAGAAGATTAGCGAGCTGTTCGAGATGCCGTGCACAATCGGCAATGATGTCTACTGTGCAACGCTCGCGGAGCAGAAATGGGGCTGCGGCACCTACTCGGACAATTTTATTTATATGAATATCGGTACGGGGATTGCCGCCCGCTGCGTAGTAAACGGCGAGCCGATTATCGGCGGACATTTCAATGCGGGCGAGGTTGGGCATCACGTAGTAGATTATGACAGCGATGTTCAATGCCTATGCGGAAGGAAGGGCTGTGTGGAGCCGTTGGCTTCCGGGCTCGGGATGCACAATCGGATCGTTGCACTGAAGCCGTCCTATCCCGATTCGGCCATTGTCATCCCGAATGAAGGCCGCGTAGGCGTCGAAGAAATTTTTGCTGGCTACGATCACGGCGATCCGCTCTGCACAGAGGTTGTGGATACTGCGCTGCAGGCTGTAGCGGAAACGATTATGAATATGGTCCGCTTCTCCGATCCAGACACTGTCGTACTTGGCGGCGGCGTTGTTAGCGGGAGCTGGTTTATGGATAAGCTGCAGTCACGGCTGCAGGCGAAGACGATGCGTTTCGTTATTAACGGCGTGAAGAAGACGGCGATCGACGAGGCTTATATCGGATTGAAGGGCGCTTCAAGGCTGGCTATACGAACGATGTCCAAGCTGGAAGCTTAA